Proteins from a single region of Streptomyces vinaceus:
- a CDS encoding PP2C family protein-serine/threonine phosphatase, protein MLDIDPRVRVDVDSLMAAQHDLGVCDAIWRIAPGGKADAMSAPHLPKVAGIDPAVTAVPQTAAPTPARTAPVAAPAAVPGPSTVIQDRLAGMVSDLTTLHELTERLARACDLDSSLHEFLRAGAALVGARRGLIVLEPSDGLGPTTTIGLGLGRADLGHIETVPRTATSYGRILDGLPDARGGSEVLPEPDAAPGSGGYGTPVDPRHREVAARLGYAASYALPLTAEATGRLGAAVWLYDEQAEPSERQRDLAGLYVRHAAEHLARMLEVERSRSRLATVAEELLPSRLPRIPGVQLAARHHTGPRGGGDWYDALPLPEGALGLAVGSVTGAGPSAVAAMGRLRASLRAYAVMEGEDPVAVLSDLELLLRLTEPARCATALFAYCEPAGAPHAGSQGRKIILAGAGHTPPLLIGEHRTEYVETTLSAPLGMLSCWEAPSVEIEPAPGETVLLYTDGLLRRTGDPMDRAYARLHAAAAGVPRGIRDDPAAICEHILRTVLPADDPALAPAGAGSVSSAPAAPAASATTAAMAATEDGVEDIVLLAARFD, encoded by the coding sequence ATGCTGGACATCGATCCTCGTGTGCGTGTAGATGTGGATTCATTGATGGCGGCGCAGCACGATCTGGGGGTTTGCGATGCTATATGGCGAATCGCACCAGGTGGAAAGGCGGACGCCATGAGCGCCCCGCATCTGCCGAAAGTGGCTGGAATCGATCCAGCAGTTACCGCGGTCCCGCAGACTGCGGCGCCCACGCCCGCCCGAACCGCCCCCGTAGCGGCCCCGGCAGCGGTCCCCGGGCCGAGCACCGTGATCCAGGACCGGCTGGCGGGGATGGTCTCCGACCTCACCACCCTCCACGAGCTCACCGAGCGCCTCGCCCGCGCCTGTGACCTCGACTCCTCCCTCCACGAGTTCCTGCGCGCCGGCGCCGCCCTGGTCGGCGCGCGCCGCGGCCTGATCGTCCTGGAGCCCTCCGACGGGCTCGGGCCGACGACCACGATCGGCCTCGGCCTCGGCCGCGCCGACCTCGGGCACATCGAAACCGTCCCGCGCACCGCGACCTCGTACGGCCGGATCCTCGATGGACTCCCCGACGCCCGGGGCGGCTCCGAGGTGCTCCCCGAACCCGACGCCGCCCCCGGCTCGGGCGGGTACGGCACCCCTGTCGACCCCCGCCACCGCGAGGTCGCCGCCCGGCTCGGCTACGCCGCGAGCTACGCGCTGCCGCTGACCGCCGAGGCCACCGGCCGCCTCGGCGCCGCCGTCTGGCTCTACGACGAACAGGCCGAGCCGAGCGAGCGCCAGCGCGACCTCGCGGGGCTCTACGTCCGCCACGCCGCCGAACACCTGGCCCGGATGCTGGAGGTGGAACGGTCCCGCAGCCGCTTGGCCACGGTCGCCGAGGAACTGCTGCCCAGTCGGCTGCCCCGGATCCCCGGGGTCCAGCTCGCCGCCCGCCACCACACCGGACCGCGCGGCGGGGGTGACTGGTACGACGCGCTGCCGCTGCCCGAGGGCGCCCTCGGACTGGCCGTCGGCTCCGTCACCGGCGCCGGGCCCAGCGCCGTCGCCGCGATGGGACGGCTTCGGGCATCGCTGCGCGCGTACGCCGTCATGGAGGGGGAGGACCCCGTCGCGGTCCTGTCCGACCTGGAGCTGCTGCTGCGCCTGACCGAGCCCGCGCGCTGCGCGACGGCGCTCTTCGCGTACTGCGAGCCCGCCGGGGCCCCGCACGCGGGCAGCCAGGGGCGGAAGATCATCCTGGCCGGGGCCGGGCACACCCCGCCGCTGCTCATCGGCGAGCACCGCACGGAGTACGTGGAGACCACGCTCTCCGCGCCGCTCGGGATGCTCTCGTGCTGGGAGGCGCCGAGCGTGGAGATCGAACCCGCGCCTGGAGAAACGGTGCTGCTGTACACCGACGGGCTCCTGCGGCGGACCGGCGACCCCATGGACCGGGCCTACGCGAGGCTGCACGCAGCGGCCGCGGGGGTGCCCCGGGGCATCAGGGACGATCCGGCGGCCATCTGCGAGCACATCCTGCGCACGGTGCTGCCGGCGGACGATCCGGCGCTCGCGCCGGCCGGAGCTGGCTCCGTCTCGTCGGCCCCCGCCGCTCCGGCCGCTTCCGCCACCACCGCCGCCATGGCCGCCACGGAGGACGGAGTGGAGGACATCGTCCTGCTCGCTGCCCGTTTTGACTGA
- a CDS encoding bifunctional DNA primase/polymerase, producing the protein MREILGRRLQRLRDRLKTLRPAPGRSGDPALPLLDAALACAALRQWPVLPGVGRSGADSGRCACPDPDCAVPGAHPFDPGLLAATTDPRMVAWWWTNRPTAPVLLATGGSAPCAVSLPANAAARAVVRLDAQGMRLGPIVATPTRWALLVAPYSLERLGELLYAKDHVPSSLRFHGEGGYLLLPPSPASGGGQVRWERAPEDDPAGPAGPAGPDGGGPWLPEVEAVVHALVEASTGASGGGSRLAY; encoded by the coding sequence ATGCGCGAGATCCTCGGAAGGCGTCTCCAGCGGCTCCGCGATCGCTTGAAAACCCTTCGCCCCGCCCCGGGGCGGAGCGGTGACCCGGCCCTCCCCCTCCTCGACGCGGCGCTCGCCTGCGCCGCCCTCCGGCAGTGGCCCGTGCTCCCCGGCGTCGGCCGCTCCGGCGCCGACAGCGGGCGGTGCGCCTGCCCCGACCCCGACTGCGCCGTCCCCGGCGCCCACCCCTTCGACCCCGGGCTCCTCGCGGCCACCACCGACCCCCGGATGGTGGCCTGGTGGTGGACCAACCGGCCCACCGCTCCCGTACTGCTGGCCACGGGCGGGTCCGCGCCGTGCGCCGTGAGCCTGCCGGCCAACGCGGCCGCGCGGGCCGTCGTACGCCTGGACGCGCAGGGCATGCGGCTCGGTCCGATCGTGGCCACGCCCACCCGCTGGGCGCTGCTGGTAGCGCCCTACTCGCTGGAGCGGCTCGGCGAACTCCTGTACGCCAAGGACCACGTGCCCTCCTCGCTGCGCTTCCACGGCGAGGGCGGTTACCTGTTGCTCCCGCCCTCCCCGGCGTCCGGCGGCGGGCAGGTGCGGTGGGAGCGGGCCCCCGAAGACGACCCGGCCGGCCCGGCGGGCCCGGCCGGACCCGACGGCGGCGGTCCGTGGCTGCCCGAGGTCGAGGCCGTCGTGCACGCGCTGGTCGAGGCGAGCACCGGGGCTTCGGGCGGCGGCAGCCGGCTCGCGTACTGA
- a CDS encoding DUF5926 family protein, with translation MAKKRPAAKTAKPQLKNGEIPVVGAREPCPCGSGRRYKACHGAAAAHAVTEHVARPFEGLPGECDWVALRELVPAATIPLTLKGGLPEGVPSVTLVTVLPMAWPALRREDGSVLLGLQNDSTTGDLARDMADTLERALVAEPGTPVAARRVPAEGPRLQDLLDTDGVFEPVVHSGFEFWIPDAESAQNASPEVAASLERANAAAIPTVKLAGVDAAYWCETPDKNHLRWVMPHPEEKLLDALARLHAAGTSSLGEGTRLVGSFRAHGLMVPVWDLPTGVTADDVEKPAAEFAERLATALAADAPLTAEERRARGGLTNRQVTLS, from the coding sequence ATGGCCAAGAAGCGCCCCGCAGCGAAGACTGCAAAGCCGCAGCTCAAGAACGGGGAGATCCCGGTGGTGGGCGCACGCGAGCCCTGCCCCTGCGGGTCCGGCCGCCGTTACAAGGCCTGCCACGGCGCAGCCGCCGCACACGCCGTCACCGAGCACGTGGCGCGCCCCTTCGAGGGCCTGCCCGGCGAGTGCGACTGGGTGGCGCTGCGCGAGCTCGTGCCCGCCGCGACCATCCCGCTCACGCTCAAGGGCGGGCTGCCCGAGGGCGTCCCGTCCGTCACGCTGGTGACCGTACTGCCGATGGCCTGGCCGGCGCTGCGCCGCGAGGACGGGTCCGTCCTGCTCGGTCTCCAGAACGACTCGACCACCGGGGACCTCGCCCGGGACATGGCCGACACCCTGGAGCGCGCGCTCGTCGCGGAACCGGGCACCCCGGTGGCGGCCCGCCGCGTTCCCGCCGAGGGTCCCCGACTTCAGGATCTCCTGGACACGGACGGCGTTTTCGAGCCGGTTGTGCACAGCGGGTTCGAATTCTGGATTCCGGATGCGGAGAGCGCCCAGAACGCCTCCCCGGAGGTCGCCGCCTCCCTGGAGCGTGCCAACGCCGCCGCCATCCCCACGGTCAAGCTGGCCGGCGTGGACGCGGCCTACTGGTGCGAGACCCCGGACAAGAACCACCTGCGCTGGGTCATGCCGCACCCCGAGGAGAAGCTGCTCGACGCCCTCGCGCGGCTGCACGCCGCGGGCACCTCCTCGCTCGGCGAAGGCACCCGACTCGTCGGTTCGTTCCGGGCGCACGGTCTGATGGTTCCCGTCTGGGACCTGCCCACCGGAGTGACCGCCGACGACGTGGAGAAGCCCGCGGCGGAGTTCGCGGAGCGGCTGGCCACGGCCCTGGCCGCGGACGCCCCGCTGACCGCGGAGGAGCGCCGGGCGCGCGGCGGACTGACGAACCGCCAGGTCACGCTCAGCTGA
- a CDS encoding ATP-binding protein, with protein MRRRAPLDRFPVQAIGASRPWRGAKEVPGVALVVAQEVPTSSRMDVCHGPAGVGEARRRMREQLRLSGVSESVVDDAVLILSELLSNACRHGRPLGAGEIGDGEIRAAWRIDTAGRLTVEVTDGGGPTRPVPATPSVTARGGRGLNIISALAQDWGVRDGAAGEVTVWVTVACGARHEDFATRVAPPAIDFSTAFDDLHP; from the coding sequence ATGCGTCGGAGGGCTCCGCTTGACCGGTTTCCGGTCCAGGCCATTGGGGCATCCAGACCTTGGCGTGGGGCTAAGGAGGTTCCGGGGGTGGCGTTGGTGGTGGCACAGGAAGTGCCCACGTCTTCGCGTATGGACGTGTGCCATGGTCCAGCGGGCGTGGGTGAGGCGAGACGCCGCATGCGTGAGCAGTTGCGCCTGAGCGGAGTGTCCGAATCGGTCGTGGACGATGCCGTGCTGATCCTCTCCGAACTGCTCAGCAACGCCTGCCGGCACGGCAGACCGCTGGGCGCCGGGGAGATCGGGGACGGGGAGATACGCGCCGCGTGGCGCATCGACACGGCGGGGCGGCTGACGGTCGAGGTCACGGACGGGGGCGGTCCCACGCGCCCCGTTCCGGCCACGCCGTCGGTCACCGCGCGCGGCGGCCGAGGGCTGAACATCATCAGCGCCCTCGCCCAGGACTGGGGTGTCCGGGACGGAGCGGCAGGCGAGGTCACCGTATGGGTGACGGTTGCGTGCGGGGCCCGGCACGAGGATTTCGCTACGCGCGTTGCGCCCCCGGCGATCGACTTCAGCACGGCCTTCGACGATCTCCATCCGTGA
- a CDS encoding glycerophosphodiester phosphodiesterase has protein sequence MTHALPPIQVVAHRGASEDAPEHTLAAYRKAIEYGADALECDVRLTADGHLVLVHDRRVNRTSNGRGAVSALELADLAALDFGSWKDREESPDWDADPERTSVLTLERLLELVSDAGRPVQLAIETKHPTRWAGQVEERLLFLLKRFGLDAPPAEGPHPVRVMSFSARSLHRVRASAPTIPTVYLMQFISPRMRDGRLPAGVRIAGPGMRIVRNHPGFIRRLQDAGHSVHVWTVNEPEDVQLCADLGVEAIITNRPRQVLSQLGR, from the coding sequence GTGACCCACGCACTGCCGCCCATCCAGGTCGTCGCCCACCGCGGCGCCTCGGAGGATGCCCCCGAGCACACCCTGGCCGCCTACCGCAAGGCCATCGAGTACGGCGCCGACGCCCTCGAATGCGATGTCAGGCTCACCGCCGACGGCCATCTGGTCCTCGTCCACGACCGCCGGGTCAACCGCACCTCCAACGGCCGCGGCGCCGTCTCCGCCCTCGAACTGGCCGACCTCGCCGCCCTCGACTTCGGCTCGTGGAAGGACCGCGAGGAGTCCCCCGACTGGGACGCGGACCCCGAGCGCACCTCCGTGCTCACGCTGGAGCGCCTGCTGGAACTGGTCTCGGACGCCGGCCGGCCGGTGCAGCTCGCCATCGAGACGAAGCACCCGACCCGCTGGGCCGGACAGGTGGAGGAGCGCCTCCTCTTCCTCCTCAAGCGCTTCGGACTGGACGCACCGCCCGCCGAGGGCCCGCACCCGGTCCGCGTCATGAGTTTCTCCGCGCGCTCCCTGCACCGGGTGCGGGCGTCGGCACCCACGATCCCGACCGTGTACCTCATGCAGTTCATCTCGCCGCGGATGCGCGACGGACGGCTGCCGGCGGGAGTACGGATCGCGGGACCGGGCATGCGGATCGTGCGCAACCACCCGGGGTTCATCCGCAGGCTCCAGGACGCGGGCCACTCCGTTCACGTATGGACCGTGAACGAACCGGAAGACGTTCAGCTCTGCGCTGATCTGGGTGTGGAAGCGATCATCACGAACAGGCCGCGACAAGTTCTGTCACAGCTGGGGCGCTGA
- a CDS encoding S1C family serine protease — translation MSTENEGTADPTPSAAPSTPPVAAPAPERPAAEPITQQLPPTPPPGTEPTQQIPPTPAGPAPAQAPAPAPAYGQAPAPQAPAAHGAEGWPPPPPAVPAYGSGGGHDGGTWGAPPTADGMPPAKPKGKGGLVAAVLVAALLAGGVGGGIGFWAAERSEKGVGSTTVAASNTPKDLKRESGSIAGLAAGALPSVVTIEASAGDGEGGTGTGFVYDQQGHILTNNHVVASAANGGKLSATFSDGKKYEAEVIGRAQGYDVAVLKLKNPPSGLKPLPLGDSDKVAVGDSTIAIGAPFGLSNTVTTGIVSAKNRPVASGDASGGKNSYMSALQTDASINPGNSGGPLLDGRGAVIGINSAIQSAGNGGFGGGQAGSIGLGFAIPINQAKNVAESLIKTGKPVYPIISVSVDLQSKTDGAKISEQGAAANDLVDPNGPAGKAGLKPGDIITRFGDKPIDSGPTLISEIWTHKPGDVVKLTYLRDGKPTTVDITLGSRVGDK, via the coding sequence GTGAGCACCGAGAACGAGGGCACCGCGGACCCGACACCCTCCGCGGCCCCGTCCACACCCCCGGTGGCCGCTCCTGCCCCCGAGAGGCCCGCCGCGGAGCCGATCACCCAGCAGCTCCCGCCGACGCCCCCGCCCGGTACGGAGCCGACCCAGCAGATCCCGCCGACCCCGGCGGGCCCGGCGCCCGCGCAGGCGCCCGCACCGGCTCCGGCCTACGGCCAGGCCCCCGCGCCGCAGGCCCCGGCCGCGCACGGCGCCGAGGGCTGGCCGCCCCCGCCGCCGGCCGTCCCGGCGTACGGTTCGGGCGGCGGCCACGACGGCGGCACCTGGGGCGCGCCCCCGACCGCCGACGGCATGCCGCCCGCCAAACCGAAGGGCAAGGGCGGCCTGGTCGCCGCCGTGCTCGTGGCGGCCCTCCTCGCCGGCGGAGTCGGCGGAGGCATCGGCTTCTGGGCCGCCGAGCGCAGCGAGAAGGGCGTCGGCTCGACCACGGTCGCTGCGAGCAACACCCCCAAGGACCTCAAGCGGGAGTCCGGCTCGATCGCGGGCCTGGCCGCGGGCGCGCTGCCCAGCGTCGTCACCATCGAGGCCTCGGCCGGCGACGGCGAGGGCGGCACCGGCACCGGCTTCGTCTACGACCAGCAGGGGCACATCCTCACCAACAACCACGTGGTGGCCTCCGCAGCGAACGGCGGCAAGCTCTCCGCGACCTTCTCCGACGGCAAGAAGTACGAGGCCGAGGTCATCGGCCGGGCCCAGGGCTACGACGTGGCCGTGCTCAAGCTGAAGAACCCTCCCTCCGGCCTCAAGCCGCTGCCGCTCGGCGACTCCGACAAGGTCGCCGTCGGCGATTCGACCATCGCGATCGGCGCCCCCTTCGGACTGTCCAACACGGTCACCACCGGCATCGTCAGTGCCAAGAACCGCCCGGTGGCCTCCGGAGACGCCTCCGGCGGCAAGAACTCGTACATGAGCGCCCTCCAGACGGACGCCTCGATCAACCCGGGCAACTCGGGCGGCCCGCTGCTCGACGGGCGCGGGGCGGTCATCGGCATCAACTCCGCCATCCAGTCGGCCGGCAACGGCGGCTTCGGCGGCGGCCAGGCCGGCTCCATCGGCCTCGGCTTCGCCATCCCGATCAACCAGGCGAAGAACGTCGCCGAGTCGCTGATCAAGACCGGCAAGCCGGTCTACCCGATCATCTCGGTCTCGGTGGACCTCCAGTCCAAGACCGACGGCGCCAAGATCTCCGAGCAGGGCGCGGCCGCCAACGACCTGGTCGACCCCAACGGTCCGGCCGGCAAGGCAGGCCTCAAGCCCGGCGACATCATCACCCGGTTCGGCGACAAGCCGATCGACAGCGGCCCGACCCTCATCAGCGAGATCTGGACGCACAAGCCGGGCGACGTGGTGAAGCTGACCTACCTGCGCGACGGCAAGCCGACCACCGTCGACATCACCCTCGGCTCGCGGGTCGGCGACAAGTGA
- a CDS encoding LysR family transcriptional regulator, with protein sequence MFDSRHIRTFHEVVASGSYSAAARVLGYTQPAITQQMKALERAVGTPLFTRVGRKMQLTEAGESMARHAESILGSLSAAEAQLKAYARLRTGRVRLCGFPSANVTLVPEALSDLAKDHPGIQVELLEGEPPESLRRLERGECDITLAFTYPGLHEEIPEEVAEVRLLEDQLTVLLPTGHPLARRRAVHLADLAEERWIAGCPRCRANLLHECAELGFVPDIRFATDDNLVVQSMVGQGLGVAMMPALVLPSLSLSKVCGRPLQPAARRHIAAYVYRDHLRIPATAVVLDALKQVASNRVGC encoded by the coding sequence GTGTTCGATTCGCGGCACATACGCACGTTCCACGAAGTGGTCGCCTCCGGGTCGTACTCGGCGGCCGCCCGTGTCCTGGGGTACACCCAGCCCGCGATCACCCAGCAGATGAAGGCGCTCGAACGCGCCGTCGGCACCCCGCTCTTCACCCGGGTCGGCCGCAAGATGCAGCTCACCGAGGCCGGCGAGTCCATGGCGCGGCACGCCGAGTCCATCCTCGGGAGTCTCTCGGCCGCCGAGGCGCAGCTCAAGGCGTACGCGCGCCTGCGCACCGGGCGGGTCCGGCTCTGCGGCTTCCCGAGCGCCAACGTCACCCTGGTCCCCGAGGCCCTGAGCGATCTGGCCAAGGACCATCCCGGCATCCAGGTTGAGCTGTTGGAGGGGGAGCCGCCGGAGTCGCTGCGCAGGCTGGAGCGCGGGGAGTGCGACATCACCCTGGCCTTCACCTATCCCGGGCTCCACGAGGAGATACCGGAGGAGGTGGCCGAGGTCAGGCTCCTGGAGGACCAGCTGACGGTGCTGCTCCCGACCGGGCACCCGCTGGCCCGGCGCAGGGCCGTGCACCTGGCCGACCTCGCGGAGGAACGGTGGATCGCCGGCTGTCCGCGCTGCCGGGCCAACCTGCTGCACGAGTGTGCCGAGCTGGGCTTCGTCCCCGACATCCGGTTCGCCACCGACGACAACCTGGTCGTGCAGAGCATGGTCGGACAAGGCCTCGGCGTGGCGATGATGCCCGCGCTCGTGCTGCCCTCCCTCTCCCTGAGCAAGGTGTGCGGGCGGCCGCTCCAGCCCGCCGCGCGTCGCCACATCGCCGCGTACGTCTACCGCGACCACCTGCGCATCCCGGCGACCGCCGTGGTCCTCGACGCGCTCAAGCAGGTGGCCTCCAACCGCGTGGGTTGCTGA
- a CDS encoding cysteine dioxygenase family protein, with protein sequence MTTTTPARTTARMAALVSEIRTVVDRGLAPDLTAYLVGERVAPHLGTPDLLTPEQRVGDPDRYRQHVLHAEPDGSFSVVALVWLPGQETAIHDHVSWCVAGVHEGQESELRYRLAPATGDGCARLVATEHVVNGAGDVCGFAPPGDIHKVYNSCRTTAISLHVYGADVIRLGSSVRRVYTLPTD encoded by the coding sequence ATGACCACCACTACGCCGGCCCGTACGACCGCGAGGATGGCCGCCCTCGTCAGTGAGATCCGTACGGTCGTGGACCGGGGGCTGGCCCCGGACCTGACCGCCTACCTCGTCGGCGAGCGCGTCGCCCCCCACCTGGGCACGCCGGACCTGCTCACGCCCGAGCAGCGCGTGGGGGACCCCGACCGGTACCGGCAGCACGTCCTGCACGCCGAGCCGGACGGCAGCTTCTCGGTGGTCGCGCTGGTGTGGCTGCCCGGCCAGGAGACCGCCATCCACGACCACGTCTCCTGGTGCGTGGCCGGGGTGCACGAGGGCCAGGAGAGCGAGCTGCGCTATCGGCTCGCCCCCGCGACGGGAGACGGCTGCGCCCGGCTGGTGGCGACCGAGCACGTGGTGAACGGCGCCGGTGACGTCTGCGGCTTCGCCCCGCCCGGCGACATCCACAAGGTCTACAACTCCTGTCGCACCACCGCGATATCCCTGCACGTCTACGGAGCCGACGTCATCCGCCTGGGCAGCAGCGTCCGTCGCGTCTACACGCTCCCCACCGACTGA
- a CDS encoding YeiH family protein, whose translation MALLNRTVRGAETESTGRVSRETSSSWPGLGMAAAGVLVAWGVHQLVPAVPMLTASVVLGIAVAHLPGVRDLVRGAGRPGLSLAGRRLMRIGIVLLGLGLGLDQVLRLGWATVAMVAAVVAATFFGTLWLGRRLGLPGDQPLLIATGYSICGASAIGAVSQVSGSDEEDVAASVALVTLCGTLAIAVLPLLQSPLGLSDPAFGRWVGASVHDVGQVVATAQTAGPGALGEAVLVKLMRVALLAPLVAAVAFSVRARRQGVRTPSGRRPAPVPLFVAGFLAAAALRATGVLPEAALDWAHTAQELLLAAALFGLGSAVDLPRLARTGGRAAVLGLGAWLVVAGVSYAGVLLTM comes from the coding sequence ATGGCCCTGCTGAACCGGACGGTACGGGGGGCGGAGACCGAGAGCACCGGGCGTGTTTCACGTGAAACATCCTCGTCCTGGCCCGGGTTGGGGATGGCGGCCGCCGGAGTGCTGGTGGCCTGGGGTGTTCACCAGCTGGTGCCCGCGGTACCCATGCTGACCGCGTCGGTGGTACTCGGCATCGCGGTGGCCCATCTGCCGGGCGTACGGGACCTCGTACGGGGAGCGGGCCGCCCGGGCCTCTCGCTGGCCGGGCGGCGGCTGATGCGGATCGGCATCGTCCTGCTCGGCCTCGGCCTCGGACTGGACCAGGTGCTCCGGCTGGGCTGGGCCACGGTGGCGATGGTGGCCGCGGTGGTCGCCGCCACCTTCTTCGGCACGCTCTGGCTGGGCCGGCGGCTCGGGCTGCCGGGAGACCAGCCGCTGTTGATCGCCACGGGCTACTCGATCTGCGGGGCGTCGGCCATCGGCGCCGTGAGCCAGGTGTCGGGCAGCGACGAGGAGGACGTGGCCGCCTCGGTGGCGCTGGTGACCCTCTGCGGAACCCTGGCGATCGCGGTACTCCCGCTCCTCCAGAGCCCGTTGGGGCTCTCGGACCCGGCCTTCGGCCGCTGGGTCGGCGCGAGCGTCCACGATGTCGGCCAGGTGGTGGCCACCGCGCAGACCGCCGGCCCGGGCGCGCTCGGCGAGGCCGTCCTGGTCAAGCTCATGCGGGTGGCCCTCCTGGCTCCGCTGGTGGCGGCGGTGGCCTTCTCCGTACGGGCGCGGAGGCAGGGCGTGCGGACGCCCTCGGGGCGCCGCCCGGCACCGGTCCCGCTGTTCGTGGCCGGATTCCTGGCCGCGGCCGCGCTGCGTGCCACCGGGGTGCTGCCGGAGGCGGCGCTGGACTGGGCGCACACCGCGCAGGAGCTCCTGCTGGCGGCGGCCCTGTTCGGGCTGGGCAGCGCGGTGGACCTCCCCCGGCTGGCCCGGACGGGCGGGCGGGCCGCGGTACTGGGGCTCGGGGCCTGGCTGGTGGTGGCGGGGGTCTCGTACGCGGGCGTGCTGCTGACGATGTGA
- a CDS encoding trypsin-like serine peptidase: MNRHRTAASVLMAAGALIAGALTAAAPSAAADSPASFRQQHTQGFWTAERMRGATPLDVTAAPGTGRAPVAAAAAPTAIAPTAASAAASPASFPQAGGAWTGGGAVVKTSGRVFFTFGDRTASCSGDSITSANGSTVITAGHCVKYQGTWHTNWIFVPGYENGNAPYGQWSATKTFATDQWAASEDMNMDVGLAVVAPLNGQKLSQVVGAQGILFNGGYNKKMYSFGFPAAAPYDGTKLVYCSGNTGKDFLLTKDHGLGCNMTGGSSGGPWFQDFNEATGLGTQVSVNSFGYTFLPNRMFGPYFGNEAKAAYDKAQNS; this comes from the coding sequence GTGAATCGTCATCGCACGGCAGCATCGGTCCTCATGGCGGCGGGCGCCCTGATCGCGGGCGCGCTGACGGCGGCCGCCCCCTCGGCGGCGGCCGATTCCCCGGCCTCGTTCAGGCAGCAGCACACCCAGGGCTTCTGGACCGCCGAGCGGATGCGCGGCGCCACCCCGCTGGACGTGACGGCAGCGCCGGGGACCGGACGGGCGCCGGTCGCGGCGGCCGCAGCGCCCACGGCGATCGCCCCGACGGCGGCCTCCGCCGCGGCATCCCCGGCGTCGTTCCCACAGGCGGGCGGCGCGTGGACGGGCGGCGGAGCGGTGGTCAAGACCTCGGGCCGGGTCTTCTTCACCTTCGGCGACCGCACCGCGTCCTGCTCCGGTGACTCGATCACGAGCGCCAACGGCAGCACGGTCATCACCGCCGGCCACTGCGTGAAGTACCAGGGCACCTGGCACACCAACTGGATCTTCGTTCCCGGGTACGAGAACGGGAACGCGCCCTACGGCCAGTGGTCGGCCACCAAGACCTTCGCGACCGACCAGTGGGCCGCCAGCGAGGACATGAACATGGACGTCGGCCTCGCCGTCGTCGCCCCGCTGAACGGCCAGAAGCTCAGCCAGGTCGTCGGCGCCCAGGGGATCCTGTTCAACGGCGGCTACAACAAGAAGATGTACTCGTTCGGGTTCCCGGCGGCCGCGCCGTACGACGGCACGAAGTTGGTCTACTGCAGCGGGAACACCGGCAAGGACTTCCTGCTGACCAAGGACCACGGCCTGGGCTGCAACATGACCGGCGGCTCCAGCGGCGGCCCCTGGTTCCAGGACTTCAACGAGGCCACGGGCCTGGGCACCCAGGTCTCGGTGAACAGCTTCGGCTACACCTTCCTGCCGAACCGGATGTTCGGCCCGTACTTCGGCAACGAGGCGAAGGCCGCCTACGACAAGGCCCAGAATTCCTGA
- a CDS encoding IS481 family transposase, whose amino-acid sequence MSHRNAPLTPTGRLRLARCVVDDGWPLRRAAERFQVSHTTAARWASRYRRHGEAGMQDRSSRPHRQPRRTPAQVEAHVLRLRREHRIGPLRLAARCGIAASTAHRILMRHGLPVLTILDRATGEPVRRYERSRPGELVHIDVKKLGRIPDGGGHRTQGRAEGRRNRTGTGYAYLHTALDDHSRLAYTEDLPDETAATCAGFLARATAWFAAHGITIERVLTDNAWAYTKNTWRDTCHDLAISPRWTRPWRPQTNGKVERFHRTLLDEWAYIRPYTSDAERQAAFPDWLDWYNYHRPHTGISGHTPASRVTNLSGQHT is encoded by the coding sequence GTGTCCCACCGTAATGCCCCGCTGACCCCGACCGGCAGGCTCCGTCTGGCCCGGTGTGTCGTGGACGACGGCTGGCCGCTGCGCCGGGCCGCGGAACGCTTCCAGGTCAGCCACACCACCGCCGCACGCTGGGCAAGCCGCTACCGGCGGCACGGCGAGGCGGGCATGCAGGACCGCTCCAGCCGTCCGCACCGTCAGCCGCGCCGGACACCCGCCCAGGTGGAGGCACACGTCCTGCGGCTACGGCGAGAGCACCGCATCGGCCCGCTGCGGCTGGCCGCCCGATGCGGCATCGCCGCCTCCACCGCCCACCGCATCCTCATGCGACACGGTCTGCCCGTCCTGACCATCCTGGACCGGGCCACCGGCGAACCCGTCCGCCGCTACGAACGCTCCCGGCCCGGCGAACTGGTCCACATCGACGTCAAGAAGCTCGGCCGCATCCCCGACGGCGGCGGGCACCGCACCCAGGGCCGCGCCGAAGGGCGACGCAACCGCACCGGCACCGGCTACGCCTACCTGCACACCGCCCTGGACGACCACTCCCGCCTGGCCTACACCGAAGACCTGCCCGACGAGACCGCCGCGACCTGCGCCGGCTTCCTCGCCCGCGCCACCGCCTGGTTCGCCGCCCACGGCATCACCATCGAACGCGTCCTGACCGACAACGCCTGGGCCTATACCAAGAACACCTGGCGCGACACCTGCCACGACCTGGCCATCAGCCCCCGATGGACGAGGCCCTGGCGACCCCAGACCAACGGCAAGGTCGAACGCTTCCACCGCACCCTGCTCGACGAATGGGCCTACATCCGGCCCTACACCTCAGACGCCGAACGCCAGGCAGCGTTTCCCGACTGGCTGGACTGGTACAACTACCACCGACCCCACACCGGAATCAGCGGCCACACTCCAGCCAGCCGCGTCACCAACCTATCCGGACAGCACACCTAG